A genome region from Thermoanaerobaculia bacterium includes the following:
- a CDS encoding ATP-binding protein — MPSATFLSTLPGWAASLARTVAAKQANTFVIHGLPADLIPVRQESGLVFQLLDNFLTDALFASWPSKITYNRAEGLGFASQPAKQHFIDRLKAYDAVHGTSWGEALPRDAANAFALLDSYFRHCATLAPARPVVLILPFAETLVPNGDASYRTPEDRAVLVYLRKWAQDPVLLAKNIVVVLVTESLSELDPKLVRASATREVEIPRPDLAERREFLEAVRPPEWFGRLSEVPPQRLAELTAGMTRAQLAQLLDGAEAAPADFRLTLDGVRAAKKEVIESEGMGLLEYVEPKYDLDMVAGMPAIKGRLRRAARAIARGNPSAVPMGYLICGPVGSAKTFLVECFSREIGFPCVKLKNFRSMWVGSTEGNLERILKILASLTPVGVVIDEADAALGNREQSGDSGTQQRVFAQIANFMADTRHRGKVLWFLITARPDLLPIDLKRQGRAEEHIPLFYPETFAEYDEIFQVMKRKLKLATKVESLADVAEETAIKGYSGSDLEAVLVRSILEAEAADSSEVTAEHLSRAFADFIPTTNNLERELQILAAILECTSRELLPERYRDIDRAAIQMR; from the coding sequence GTGCCTTCCGCGACCTTCTTGAGCACGCTGCCCGGGTGGGCCGCCAGTCTCGCGCGCACCGTGGCCGCGAAGCAGGCCAATACGTTCGTGATTCACGGCCTGCCGGCGGACCTGATCCCGGTCCGCCAGGAGTCGGGCCTCGTCTTCCAGCTCCTCGACAATTTTCTGACCGACGCCCTCTTCGCTTCCTGGCCGTCGAAGATCACCTACAACCGCGCCGAAGGGCTCGGCTTCGCCTCGCAGCCGGCGAAGCAGCACTTCATCGACCGTCTGAAGGCCTACGACGCGGTGCACGGAACCTCGTGGGGCGAGGCGCTGCCACGCGACGCCGCCAACGCTTTCGCGCTCCTCGACTCGTACTTCCGCCACTGCGCGACGCTCGCGCCCGCCCGGCCGGTGGTGCTCATCCTGCCGTTCGCCGAGACGCTCGTCCCCAACGGCGACGCCTCCTACCGCACCCCGGAAGACCGCGCCGTGCTGGTCTACCTGCGCAAGTGGGCGCAGGACCCGGTGCTCCTCGCCAAGAACATCGTCGTCGTGCTGGTCACCGAGAGTCTCTCCGAGCTCGACCCGAAGCTGGTGCGCGCCTCGGCGACCCGGGAGGTCGAGATCCCGCGCCCCGATCTCGCCGAGCGTCGCGAGTTTCTCGAGGCGGTCCGTCCGCCCGAGTGGTTCGGCCGCCTCTCTGAGGTCCCGCCGCAGCGGCTCGCCGAGCTCACCGCCGGCATGACCCGGGCACAGCTCGCCCAGCTCCTCGACGGCGCCGAGGCTGCGCCCGCCGACTTCAGGCTCACTCTCGATGGCGTCCGGGCGGCGAAGAAGGAGGTCATCGAGTCCGAGGGCATGGGGCTCCTCGAGTACGTCGAACCCAAGTACGACCTCGATATGGTCGCCGGGATGCCGGCGATCAAGGGCCGGCTGCGGCGGGCGGCGCGGGCGATCGCGCGCGGCAACCCGTCGGCCGTGCCGATGGGCTACCTGATCTGCGGGCCGGTCGGGAGCGCCAAGACCTTTCTGGTGGAGTGCTTTTCGCGCGAGATCGGCTTCCCGTGCGTGAAGCTCAAGAACTTCCGCTCGATGTGGGTCGGCTCGACGGAAGGCAATCTCGAGCGCATCCTCAAGATCCTCGCCTCGCTGACGCCGGTCGGCGTGGTGATCGACGAGGCCGACGCCGCGCTCGGCAACCGCGAGCAGTCGGGCGACTCCGGCACGCAGCAGCGGGTCTTCGCCCAGATCGCGAACTTCATGGCCGACACCCGCCATCGCGGCAAGGTGCTCTGGTTCCTGATCACCGCCCGGCCCGACCTGCTGCCGATCGACCTCAAGCGCCAGGGGAGAGCGGAAGAGCACATTCCGTTGTTCTATCCGGAGACCTTCGCCGAGTACGACGAGATCTTCCAGGTGATGAAGAGGAAGCTCAAGCTCGCCACCAAGGTGGAGAGCCTCGCCGACGTCGCGGAGGAGACGGCGATCAAGGGCTACTCGGGCTCGGATCTCGAAGCGGTGCTGGTGCGGTCGATCCTCGAAGCCGAAGCAGCCGATTCGAGCGAGGTCACCGCGGAGCACCTCTCGCGCGCCTTCGCGGACTTCATCCCGACGACCAACAACCTCGAGCGTGAGCTCCAGATCCTCGCCGCGATCCTCGAGTGCACCAGCCGCGAGCTCCTGCCCGAGCGCTACCGCGACATCGACCGCGCCGCGATCCAGATGCG
- a CDS encoding PspA/IM30 family protein gives MFSRLARVIKSWLGFFISYAEDPEVMLQESIEEMRNTLPKLNQILVTTRATEIRLEQDLLEAQRKERSLVASIKTALAEGSPEARRLAEDDAATLQQVRLEVQSTTEQLEAAKNAFENAKLSVEDIKEKLRARIEQSRKAIAESKKAEVMRSAANALAELDTYGTAATTDKYLDQIRQKVAESKASVEVATGGLDTERIKLERKSRQLQAQSILSEFEVEMGLKKPDAVKEAAPFPTESTGQAATAQKQPERG, from the coding sequence ATGTTCAGCCGTCTCGCCCGTGTGATCAAGTCGTGGCTCGGATTCTTCATCTCCTACGCCGAAGACCCGGAAGTCATGTTGCAGGAGTCGATCGAGGAGATGCGCAACACCCTGCCGAAGCTCAACCAGATTCTGGTGACGACCCGCGCCACCGAGATCCGGCTCGAGCAGGACCTCCTCGAAGCGCAGCGCAAGGAGCGCTCGCTCGTCGCTTCGATCAAGACGGCGCTCGCCGAAGGCAGTCCCGAGGCGCGGCGCCTCGCGGAGGACGACGCCGCCACGCTGCAGCAGGTCCGGCTCGAGGTGCAGTCGACGACCGAGCAGCTCGAAGCGGCGAAGAACGCCTTCGAGAACGCCAAGCTGTCGGTGGAGGACATCAAGGAGAAGCTGCGCGCCCGGATCGAGCAGAGCCGCAAGGCGATCGCCGAGTCGAAGAAGGCCGAGGTCATGCGCAGCGCCGCGAATGCTCTCGCCGAGCTCGACACCTACGGCACGGCCGCGACCACCGACAAGTACCTCGACCAGATCCGCCAGAAGGTCGCGGAGTCGAAAGCCTCTGTCGAGGTCGCCACCGGCGGCCTCGACACCGAACGCATCAAGCTCGAGCGCAAGTCCCGCCAGCTGCAGGCGCAGTCGATCCTCTCCGAGTTCGAAGTCGAGATGGGCCTGAAAAAGCCCGACGCGGTGAAGGAGGCCGCGCCGTTCCCGACCGAGAGCACCGGGCAGGCGGCGACCGCCCAGAAGCAGCCCGAGCGCGGCTAG